The Vitis vinifera cultivar Pinot Noir 40024 chromosome 7, ASM3070453v1 genomic interval ttttattttttatttttaaaatgatgcaCATTAGGCCAAGAACCATCAGAAAAAAGCTAGGCATAACATACCTTTTTCTACCATCTTTCCACGATGAATGACACCGATCATATCGGCATTCCTCACTGTACTCAAACGATGAGCAACGATAATGGTTGTTCGGTTGACCATAATCCTGTCCAATGCTTCTTGTACTACTCGTTCTGATTCTGCATCAAGTGCACTTGTAGCTTCATCTAAAAGTAGAATTCGCGGGTCTTTCAGAATTGCTCTTGCTATGGCAACTCTCTGCTTTTGTCCTCCAGAGAGCTGTGTTCCATGCTCACCAACCATTGTGTCTAGCCCCTGAatgcaaaatttaaaatctcAGAGATAAAACAACAATGGACATGTCCATGAAAGTGAAGACATGAGTgcaaaaagggggaaaaaccAAATGGGAAAGAACTAGGAACCTGAGGAAGTTTATCAATGAATTTAGAAGCATTTGCTAGCTCAGCTGCAGCTCTTATCTCTTCAATAGTTGCACCCTCTTTTCCATATGCAATATTATCCCTAATGCTGGATGTGAACAAGACTGGTTCCTGGCTGACAAGACCAATTTTCCCCCTAATCCATCTAAGCTGAAACTCCTTCAGATTAATACCATCTATAAGAACTTCACCAGCAAGGGGATCATAAAACCTCTCTATCAGACTAATTACTGTTGACTTCCCACTTCCACTCTGTCCAACCAAAGCTGCAGTTGTGCCACTAGGGATGGAAAGAGAGAATCCACTGAAGATTTGCTCATCTGGTCTGGCTGGATAGCTAAAGTATACATCCCTTAACTCTATCTCTCCTTGAATGTCCTCCAATTTCTTCCCTTTGGTGTCAGAAACATCTATCTCTGGCTTCCTGTGTATCGTCTGAAACATCTTGAATGCTGCAGCCTGTCCAGCAGCAAATGCACTCATGCAAGGAGATGCCTGCCCTAGAGACCTGAAACATTCATATTATACcaaaaatttgtaaataatCAAAGATGAATTACTTCACCAAAGTGCAATACAGAGATATTAGCAATAGTACTTTCCCTTGATGGGCTACAATTGGAACTTCAACTTGATTAAGCCAAAGAAAGTTCAGAATGCAGCTTACATGGAACCAGTCAATACGGCAATAATGACATTCAGAACTGTACCCCCAGTATATCCTTTTTCCAGTATCATCTTTGCACCAAACCATACTGCCAATGCATAACTTGCAAAGATGATGAACATAACTGTTCCAAGGCCTAATCCTGCAGCCAGACCTTCGAAAACACCTGATTTGTAAGCATTTACCAGAAACTGATTGTATTTAGTTACAGCTTGCTTTTCCCCAGTAAATGATGCAACCTAGATTGAAGAAAAAGAGATGCTGTCACTTTTCATCAGAATGTAAAAGGGCAAAACCAAACACAACTTAGAGAAAACTGATATCCAATATTCCACTGGCATGTACTCAGTTCTGGCCTATATGACATACTGTTCTAATTGAGCCGATTGTCTGTTCTACTACAGTTGCTGCTTTTGCATAAGCGTTTTGTCCGCGGGTCGCCATCTTGGATAAGAAGAGAGACATAGCTCCACCAGCTATCACAAGAAGAGGAATTGATGATAGCATGACAAGGGTAAGCAGCCACCCTTTAATGAATGCTATGATAAAGCCTCCAATGAAAGTCGATACCAGCTGTATAAATTTCCCTACctgaacaaaaacaaaatttgaaaaagaaaacctaAAGACCCTTATAGGCTTAAGTAACATGTTCAGGATAAATAAAGCAAATTGTGTCCTTTTGGCGGTTTTGTTCATGTTATTACCTTCTCACCCATGGCATCTTGTATTAGAACAGTGTCCCCAGACATCCTTCCAATAACCTCTCCTGTGTTTGTTTCCTTATCAAAGAAAGCAACATCTTGTCTCAATATAGTTTTCAAATACAGACTCCTAATTCTTGCAGCCTGCCTCTCGCCTGTGACCATCCAGCAAGCCACCTctaacaaacaacaaaaaacagtCTTTCTCAATTCTCAGTGCTCAAAAGTGAAGATATCTCTACCCATTAAATTTTTGcaacaattttgaatttaagATGTGCTTACGAAAGAATGCTGCTATACCAGCCCCCACAGCCAAGTAGACAAATTTCAGAGAAACCTAAATGCAATAATCAAATAAAGAGTCAATAAAGTCCTTGTTTCAGTACTCCTACAATTCAAATGAGGAACAACCAGATAAAAATTTATACTAGGAAGCATGGCTTTATGCAGAAAAGGCGATAAATTCACAACCAAACACCCAGGAGATGGCATTCCTGAATGGGAAATTTGATACATCTAAACCTGAGAAGTTGTTGAAATATTTTCTGCAGAGTACCCAATGAAACAAATGTGAGAGAGAATTTTACCTTGGATACTATATCAACCACATCTTTGTTGTTCTGGTTTTGTCCAAAAGAATCAATCAGGTCCCCAAAAAGTATTGCCATAAGAGGCATACATATTCCATTCCCAGCAGCACCGATTGTGCCGGTAATCATCAACAACATATCAGTAGAATCTGCAAAAGAGAACAGCTTGTGAAATGGAACTGTGCTGGGCTTCCCCTCTTCCTTGCTCTTCTCCGAATCTTGTTGTTTCCCATTCTGGCCAGAGCTTTTCACAGTCTCTGTTTCAAGTGCTCCCCTGCTTGATGTTGTGGCTTCATGCATATATGTTTTTCCATTCAAGTCATTCTCCTCAGCCATAATGCTACTCCTAGATACTTACAAGTTCTAAGATAGCAACTACTTTATCTGGAAGGGATCGGACTTCAAACTTCAGCTGCAAGATTGATGGGCGAAATCAGAATCATTAAAGACGGAGCTTCAAAGGTTGAGCCAATGGCAGATTTCAATAGATTAATATTGAAAGAGAattgaaaccaataaaaataacaGCTCCCAGAAATTCTATGAGCAGACGATTCAATGGATCCTGAATCATGGGTGGTTcaaacagaaaaaataaaagcaaaaaaccaGAAGAAAGAtacaaataacttaataatttgagTCGGCAGCGCCTTATTGAATAGAATTAAAGTGAGTAGATCCGACAAGTACAAAAGCAAACAAAGTCACTCAAAAGGTAGATGAACAGAGGATAAAATGTCCATGAAGCTGCATCAACAGTTGGGAGATTCTAGCCAATCTCCCGTGCTTGGTACATACCAGGTACAAACTATCAAAAAGGCTGACTTGAGGAAAACCCATATGACATCAATTatacagaaaagaaaaagagaacagggaaaagaaaagaataaataaaaacacaagTATCCCAGAGAGAGAAatgatgttttctttttctttttttctgggTTTTTCTTTGCAGGGTTGAATCTGGAGAATTCAAAACAAGGAAGCTAATCAAGTAGGAGAgtcaaaaagagagaaagaaatgaaaCTTTGCTCTATTTTTGACTGAAAAAGCCTCTGCAAAAACACACAAACCATAACATGCAAGCTAATCATAACCACCTCCAAAACAAAAGACGCAGCCCAGGTCGGCTGAAACAGGAATGATACATAGACATGGAACAGGCCAAAACATCAGGAGGAGTagttaaagaaaacaaaaaaggtaGCAGTTATGGGATCTGGGTTGGTTCTCAACTTGTACCTTTTCTCTGTATTACTGAACCCTCCACCTACATTCTTGTTCTCATGAACCTCAACACTTATAAAAAGGATACTCCCATGTCGCAATCTAATAGTTTGCTTAGGAAGCAAGCATCAACCTCTGCCTCTCAGTCAAAGGTTTTGATTTCCGGCTTtgtttagaaaagaaaaatgcaagttCGGTATTCTTTTGCATCACAATTCCAGGAATTGTTCTTTGTCTTAGACTTTTAAGTATTGTAATCAAAATGACATATAATTCCTTGGGCTACACACACTGTCTGAATACGGGAGGTGGTGGTGGCTGGTGGGCGGTGGGTCCCCGTTCATGTTTGAAGAAAATTAACCCGAAAATTGAGAATACAGCCTGTCTTCCCTAAGATACCATCATCTTGGTGTGGGTATGGAGGTCTAGTAGCAAAGCATTCCTACACTTCAACTACACAAAAGTTTGACACATCACGCTTGGATTTGTCAGGAGATGATCACATGTGGAGACCCCTCATCATAGCCACCACGCCCCCAACCCAATTACCTAccacttttaatttaataataataataataatttattttctgatATTTTTTGTGTATGAGCCTTATGCTTATCAATGGGAAAACCCCGTATCAAGTCAGAGCCCAGCCATCTTTTTATGATGCTACATTTGACCCAATTTCCATCAAATTTCATAGGGCAAATTTGGTTGGCGATTCTAGAAAATCCTGATTGTCAAATGAAATTTCGGTGATTGTTCATCACCTTTTCATGTGTTAAACACAATTCTAACGACAAGTTGATACAGCGAATCTGGATATCCTGGTAAATGGGTTGAATTTTCTCCAAGGAATTGAAGCCATCCAACTGCTCTGTTCTTTATAGTGGGAACTGACGAGATGCAGTAAGCCTCTTTGCCTCTGCTTTCCATTTCCTGGCTGCgaataaaaagtcaaaatataggttgacaagtaaaaaaaagtgattttggtTGAATTGCTTTTTGaaagtctttttttaaaaaaaaaaaaaaaactttcatggctcataatccaaatttttttttttttttttttacaaaatcagaactttatccaaatttttaatgattatttaactaaaaaacatcaaataattccaaatttataaatataatcttccatatttaaattttttaaaaaatcctaaaaaattatttaactaaaaagcatcaaataattccaaatttataaatctaatcttccatatttaattttttttaaatcctaaaaATTTTACCTAAAAAGCATcaaataattccaaatttataaatttaaataaatttataaattttaaaaatgtaaatatataaaagatgctagatatataaatttaggatcatattattcttttaataaaataattctttaaaatactTAAATAATTAGAAcgaagaaaatatttatttattaaaatagatgaaataatctcaaaattataaatctaattttttgtacattgaaagttaaaaataacCCAATTTAAGACATTTTCAATGATTTTCACATAGgtataaaaaaagaatattatttgtaaagaaaaataaatggtattttatgatttttaaaaataatctaaagtttgatataaatatctttcaatattttctattatttttcctaaattttaaaagagaatattatttttataaaaaaaaaaaatcaatgtatttttttcaaacatgaataatttttaagatagaAATATAAATGAGGATTTACAAATTCggtatcatttcattttttttaatcaaataattaaaaaaaaaataaataaattgccATGTCAAACAACGTGCTCCGTCGGGCATGCATCATGCATGTTGGCGCAATGGCGCTTCCTTCTTccttgttttgaattttgaatttcatcttTTTAGTCACAAGACGACACATTTGGCCACCTGTGATcggatttaatatttttgtaatatttatttgtaGTTTGATTTTATACAATTCTCTGCTAAGATTATCTACATGGTGATGGACCCTTATGCTtatgatatataatttaatttattatatcataaaGAACTTACCTAGAAAAGAGAAATGGGATACAATTTTCCAATTTGGTTGCTCGAAtatctttttttcaaaatttttatgatttttaatatttatagggatGGGTCAGGGTGACAATTCGTATTGATGGGTCGTGTTTGTGTTGTGTCAAACTTTAGGTATTTTACAACATAGTTCAATCCAAActcaacataaaaaatataaacttgaaTATTACTAGTTATTAAACAAGTAATATATCGATAACccatttaattcatttaataatcaagtcatcaaatttaataataaagttGAGTTAGGTTTTATACATATTTGTATGATTGATGTcttaataaaacatatttataactcaattgatttatttatttaaaataaatttaaaatgagttaaatgtgagataaatagttttaaaatataattaaattaataacaaaattattaaataaattacttcacgttaaattattgttatgtaagttgattaaaaaattatctatttattaaagaaattatgTAGGTTGATacgaatttaatttaaattcaaccCAAATTATGAAAAGCGTGTTGAGTTTGTGTGGTATTCGGGAATGATATCAATCTTTGCGATCCTTAGAGATGGGTTCATCGGGCTTTCTTATTTAATgggaaattatatttttatatggaaataaaaatattttatccaatatctttatttaaagaaatatttcttaaatgGGAATTTGAGatgtgaaagaaagaaaataaaataaatacattaaTGGGGAGAGCAATGAAAGGTTGATGGAGAAAGCATGCCTAGAGGAGGAGGTGATGGGTGGAGtggaaagagatgaagaaaaTTGTCCTACTTGGTTATGATTGTGTCCGCCTCTACTGCAATTTTACCAACTTTTCTTTCAAGATGAGGACAGCGATGGCTCACACAATCTTCATATATGACTTGTGAGCCTCCCCCACCCATACCCACCTTCAATCTCCATAGCCCATAGCCCATACCCCTTCAATGTGGAGGAACCATCTGCCATCCCCATCCCCAGCCGCCCGCACCACAACCCCGCCCCCCACCTCCCACACCCACAGgcccccgccccgccccgccccaccACCCcccccacacacacacacacttatTCAATTCACATCATTTTCTCATATCTCTTGCCTTGTCTCTGTCTGTTATGACATCATTCAGTATCTGTTTACTGTTAACAAGCATAAGATGGAAATTACACAACAGAGAAACAGTAGGACAGGATATTACCATGGTTTGATTGTTTTCAGCGTTTGATTCCACTAATTTTAGTAGGAGACCGAAATTCTTGAATCTCCTGTTCTGAGTTGGAGCAATCACCCATAATGAATTCTGAGTTGGTGGGTATGGGTTGATTGGACTTGACCCCAGTTGAAGTTGAAGCCTACAGGTCTGGCGGCCGGGAAGAATCAATGAATCGGTTGAGTTGATGCGCTCACTTCGCATGAATGGCAGTTGGGTTTTGAGAAAAGTCCTGATAATTGGGTaattctatttctttctttgtctGTTGATGCACCAACAGAGAGCTGAATTAATTAACCGAGAGAGACAAAAACCCAACTTCTTTAATGCCCTCAATTGGGATTTGGGACCAGTTCTTCAAACCAAACTGGACCCATCCTCAATCTGCTCCCACCTTTTATGAAAGCCCAATTAGGgctgtttttaatttctttcttctttctcaagCTGAGATTTAATGTCAATAAAACCAGCCAATCATTCGAAGTTGGTCTAAACAAGCCAAGCTTTATTTAGCTAGTTCAATTTTCAATGATTGGAAGCTCTGTTTCCTCTTATTTGCTTCATTTCCAATTGAGCTATTTTATATTCTCACCAGTACTTCACGCTTAGTACAGTAGTTGAAAGAGATTTAAGGGATATGTGACCAAAGGTCTGAATACAAAGGTTAAGATGAAGAATTGAAGATTGATTCAAGTACTTGACTTCAACATCAAATCAAGGAAGGGTTGCTGATGAGCCTCCTCAACACACCATGTCATCAAACGGATGCCTTTCTTTGGTGAGGGCAGCAATCCAACAATGCAAACGGGTATGATGGCAGAGCCTTGTATTGGAACCACATGAACTGGGGCGCCCCACCCATAGTCAATTTGGTTAAACCCCAGTCTGCCCCACTCTGATATAAACAATGTGGTGTAGATGAGGGGTGGTGCAAATGGATCTACCCCATCTTCAACCAGTTCGCCCTTCAACCACCTGCAAAATTCGTTTGATAACTTAACTTTTTCCTCCTGGATCAGTTTTACCACATCAGCAGTTGACGACCGTGCCAGTGTCTCACTGGAAGCTGTGATGGTCACTGGGAAGAAACAGTTGCCATAGAAGCCTTGTGGCAAAGGAGGCTGCAAGAACGGGCGGCAATTTGCAAAGAAGACAAGCTTGACTTGGGTGTTCTCTCCCAAGTTTATAGCTTGTGTTCGATGGTGCCAGATACTGGCAACTACAAGTTCAAAGGTGGAGCAAGTTTGGCCTGTGGACTTCTGGAACTCATGCTTTAGCTGATTGATCTGATCCAGGGGAATGTCTATATTGGCATGCTGCAGCTGGTAGTCAGGCATGGGGGGTGGTAAGTTTGGCAAGACAGTGGGATTTGTTTGTGGGACTTGGGGAGGAGGTGGAGAAAAGTCCCTACACCACACTGGCGCAATGCTTGGATTCTCAAGGCCTCTGGCCATTTCCCCAACAGCATTTAGGAACTGGGCGACTCCTAAGCCATCACAAATGCTATGACAGAATATGAGGCCCATGACAAATCCACCACATGCAAATTGAGTCACCTGATGAACAAAAACAATACATATGATTTTGTGAAGTTTACATTACCAACCAGTTTTCgggttttttttaattgtttcaaGTTGTGTTTGTGCCAGCTTTAGCAGTTGAATTTTGCTAATTCTACGACTGCAATGCAGTATTGAATGGATTATGGAACAGAGTGGTTTTTGACCATATACCTGCATTAGCACAAGTGGATTTATGCCTTCAGCTTCTGGGATGTGATCAGGGAGAAGCTCATCATAGGGGATGGATGCAGTGTCGTCAAAGTAATGGACTGAATCAAGCATACACTCAGCAGATGCCTCAACAAACCACACACCTTCCCCAGAACATTCAATTTGAAGCTCGCCATGGCTCGACTCTTTCAGCCGTCCAGCAAGAGGATAGTAGGGAACCAATGCCGTGGACAAGGCTTCTCGTATGACTTGTGCTGCACCAGGGCCATGCCTGAACACATGCAGTGTCCGAGCATTGCACCTTAGGACAGGTAATCTATCAATAATCGACAGATCAAGTGTACCAGAAGGGGTCTTCTTGGATGGCTGAACAAGGCCTTGATTTGTTCTGATCACAGAGAGAGCCATGGCAGAAGAGGGATTGATGGGGAAGTACAAGGAAGGAACTACCACTCTGCAATCTTATATGTAGTGCAATATTGTTTTACAAGGAATCAATAAAAGATATTGATGCTTCCATATCTAAAATATGGGAAGTGCTTGGCTTCAAAGTCTCATCAGTTTGGTAATGGACTAGGACAAGAAAAGATGACCAAGCCTCTGTATTTAAATGCGTGCAACTGCTTGGCTTCAAAGCCCAATTTCAGCAGATTTGGTAGTGATAAGAGGATAACTTTTAGCAGTACAATGGTATGCTTTACACATTAGCTATTGGGTTATGATTTATGTAACTTTTTTGAAGATTAAAAGAGCTACTTGAATATGAAAATTGTTGGAAAGTCTCATGGAAATTCAATTGTTGTGTTTTATCACTTTTATGACACATTTGGAATGGATTTCCATGGCATAAAATTCATCTGTTCACTTCtttccaatgttttaaaaaccggatcGGACCGGCCGGTGGCCTTCCCGGTTCGGTCACTTCCTCTAAACCGTTTAGCTATTGAACAGGTCACAAACCTTTTGAACCGACGGTTCTTCAAGGACCGAACGGTTGAATGACCCCCTTTTTCCGTTCAACTTGTTAACCTCTGAGTCTCCAGCGGCCTCCACCTCCAATCCACCGGAAGGACGATGCTGGTGACTGGCCGACGTCCACTGGCTTGGTGACTCTATGTGGGATGTGAGAGAAAATTGGTAGTAAAAGAGAGAGATTGTGAGCTATAAGAGAGAGATGATGAGATGAGAAGGAAGAAGGGGGGTGTTGGTCGAGGGTAGTGCCCGTAGTCGCATCGCCGACGATGGTTGACGAGAGTGGCAGCAGTGGGGGCCGATGATGACAAGTAGCAGTAGGTGTGGTGagggaagaaagaagaaggaaaagaaagagaagggaGAGAGGGATAATGAGGGTTGCTCGTGGTAATTACTAATTAGGGTTATTTTTTAATGAACGGTTAGGATGAAGCCTAAAAATGGAGGGTTTAAATTAGTTCTCTAAAAatggatataaaaaaatgagtttgtaAGTTAGATCAAAGAAAAggccaaaattttaaaaaaaaaaaaaaaagattaaaattaaaagtgggcttgaaataatttttgaattatataaatatatatattatatttaataaaatttaaaatatcaatatatttatatttattttcataatttaatttaatatatcaaatataaaaataaaataatattaaaaattttaattatacatatttaaaaaattttacaaatattttttattttatataaaaatatataaattatataattataacgGGGTTCCACCAGTGAACTGCTTCTAAAAACAATGATCAATCATTTTAGGACTACCAGCAACGAGGACACAAATCTTCCCTTGGGTTTGTGACTTCTCATGAGTCATGACCAGTGTTTTGCGGTCGGGTTCAACCCTGACTCGGTTCATTGGTTTTCTACGGTTGGCAAAATGGGACCTCGTTATGCTTGCTGGAAACTTGGGCCCAAATGAGCTGCCCCTACAAAAGGATTGAATGAGGATTATAAACCTCTTTTCGTCGCGTTAAATTTCGATGTGGGATGAGTAGGtcctatttaatgaaaattcaaattgaatgtATGCAAAAGAAAGACGTAGGACAACCAATCTGCCAGCCATTTGAATTTGTTAAGAATGgtaaaagtaaaaagtaaaatatgtaggttatttcaaaattttaatataaataaaatagccTAATATCTTTTAAActtgtaaaataatatatattgatttattaaaattatttttaattttaaataaaatataaattatatatttattacgtCATCGATTCGATGAGTAAATTatgaattatgaattttttttatttaataaatgatctgatttttaaaatattgctTATGATAGAAACAAACTAATTGTTACTACCTTGAGGCACATAACCAATTCAATGTTGAATTATAAGTGttgaaaccttttttttattgaattaataaaagTGAAATATGTTTGGTATAGTGTTGAATGTCAAGTAATTTGATGGTTTGTTAATGAAAATAGTTAAagtcttaataaattttttattttttttatttttacaaatttagcCTTATCCtatgacatttttaaaaatttaagtattataCATAATACCTCatggaaattagaaaaaaaaaattgtttaagtggagtgattaaatttttatttaataatacaaattttcatgttgggatcaaaacaaaaaataaaaaataaaaaatagtcattttttaatttttagaaatatacttactcatcatttattttgaaagtaaatataaatatttaaaatattcttggtaatcaattaattaaacctTCATTCAGTACCTTGCCTtaactttaaaatgttaattatgaaaataaaattaattaaataaagtttttatttctaattctattttttattttatataataaagactatttaaaaaaaaagttcaattttttttattttttttttagattctaTACTTCtcataaatagtaaataataaaaaaataatgattttttaattttcttcatcacaatattttataaataatataaaataagaaaaatagtaaaaatgaattatagagtaagaattgaaaaaaaaaaaaaaaggaaaaaaatcttaTCTGACATATATAGTTTATGGTAAATAAAAATAGTgtattacttaatttatttctttatttttttttaatgtttttagcaaaatcatttaaaaaaatatattcataaacttttaatgataaattatttcttataaataaattaagtggagcaacataaatcaattaaaaatagaatttgatttaatataatTCTTTGGCATCaattaaaacaagtttttatcaaaatttaatttttttacatgacaaaactaataataaaaaaaattgatttaaaagaaGATACATTTTAGTATGTGTATAAGTAACTTTGATTTATattcaattaagaaaatatgtATTAGAAATTTACAATACGAAAGTCAATGGAAAATTCCAACTTACATTGAACATCGATatgaagtttatatatatattacaaatgTTAAAATAACTTAACTCTTCTTTGTCtaattatttgactttttgGTATACTAAatgaagagagaaagaaaaaagtttacTAACATATAAATAGAGTACAAGAATTCATTGATATGCAAATTATTTCAACATCATTTATCTTCAAACTGTCTCAATGAATCTTTAGTAAAGCTTTATGTACTTCGTATATTCTCCATACACTAATAGATGATATCCCGAACTTCATTATCATTCGTCATTACAAGTTATGTCAAAAGTTTTACATTGAATttagtcattttcttttagaaattgCAATAAAGTATTCATATGTTATAATCAATATATATAGTCTTATATCACAAAATTGTCAATTATTTAatctaaaaagaatataaaattatataatgtgTCAATATCAATGTCAAAGGGGGTGTAAAAAGGCATTTCTAACACtaatacttttatta includes:
- the LOC100260553 gene encoding acyl transferase 4, which translates into the protein MALSVIRTNQGLVQPSKKTPSGTLDLSIIDRLPVLRCNARTLHVFRHGPGAAQVIREALSTALVPYYPLAGRLKESSHGELQIECSGEGVWFVEASAECMLDSVHYFDDTASIPYDELLPDHIPEAEGINPLVLMQVTQFACGGFVMGLIFCHSICDGLGVAQFLNAVGEMARGLENPSIAPVWCRDFSPPPPQVPQTNPTVLPNLPPPMPDYQLQHANIDIPLDQINQLKHEFQKSTGQTCSTFELVVASIWHHRTQAINLGENTQVKLVFFANCRPFLQPPLPQGFYGNCFFPVTITASSETLARSSTADVVKLIQEEKVKLSNEFCRWLKGELVEDGVDPFAPPLIYTTLFISEWGRLGFNQIDYGWGAPVHVVPIQGSAIIPVCIVGLLPSPKKGIRLMTWCVEEAHQQPFLDLMLKSST